The Longimicrobium sp. genome window below encodes:
- a CDS encoding Ig-like domain-containing protein, translating to MLRSKYGFRAVLLCALAACSGDMTAPTAQDEALSAISDGAHGGSVPGFYFLPPMAPPAPYSGTFDAALQPRVEICQLAGAACGPMVASYSFGSGSGSVRVDAAAQHYIANWNTPKSLDPAAFYRVQVFVGTFRLGYADVDVVRTGKEKNDVDQTRFVPVIAGQTLPVKFRIETGIAGGVVVSPATASVAVGGTQQFTATVTDLHGNPIPGAPAAWSSSATAVATVDASGLATGRATGQATITATSGAASGSATLTVFNPNTPPVAAPDTFQAIGNVTVPVAAPGVLANDTDAEGNALSVVAGTYPTTAGGSVVLNADGSFTYRSAAGFAGTDSFTYTVTDGQESVSASAAMVSAYRVWYVDNAAAGAGDGRDASPFTALSGAEGASATGETILLRTGAGAYGGGIALKSGQSLTGQGVASDVTAMLNGQTLVLLAAGAAPTVTRASGTTVQVAANNVVQGLDVASAAGAGMAGSGFGTLTVAAVSVTAQGGPALDLSAGSVAGSFTSLSSAGSPGSGIRLVGVGGSFSAVGGAITGAGAAAVDVMGGAGSFSYGGSVAAAGPLAVSVTGRTGGALVFGGTIGSTGQGIAVQNNVDGSIAFTGASKSLSTGANPGVLLSNNGGAKVSFGGGGLAIATTSGAGFYAANGGTVTVTGAGNSVVSTGGAAVHVQDAAIGAAGLSFVSVSATGGAHGIVLVNTGSLNGMQVTGSGAAASGGSIRGMTSDGVRLESARNVILSFMDVRENAGNGVYGNDVADFRIEGSTVVRNGDAAGEAGLRFGRLVGSSAITNTTVAESFDDNVRLTPDAGVLTMLSVVGSSFLSTSPTGGNGFTVLGSGTAQVMVVVSGSTFGGNRLAGFLASSGDQADQSISIATSTFRDNGVGVDLATDLSGDLAFGLVGNTLVRQRGSGVSVLSSTTSTNGSRVRGTITGNQVGDGTPDSGSRNAFGISVDMRGDVDAVLAVTNNTTRNTDFEGILVQSRLDNDADAEKGRLDLTLRGNTVGTPDDNSSVPVGSVNGTRVEARNTTTLCMDIAGNSSGSVGAATQFRVRQRETSGFQLERLSGAANDALNVGSFIAGQNAPGSSGSATLATTYTAVANGTCRKP from the coding sequence ATGTTGCGATCCAAGTACGGTTTCCGCGCGGTGCTGCTGTGCGCCCTCGCCGCCTGTTCGGGTGACATGACCGCGCCCACCGCCCAGGACGAGGCGCTGAGCGCAATCTCCGACGGCGCCCACGGCGGATCGGTGCCCGGCTTCTATTTCCTGCCTCCAATGGCGCCGCCCGCTCCCTACTCCGGCACCTTCGATGCGGCGCTGCAGCCCCGCGTCGAGATCTGCCAGCTGGCCGGAGCCGCCTGCGGCCCCATGGTGGCATCCTACTCGTTCGGCAGCGGGTCCGGCTCGGTGCGCGTGGACGCGGCCGCGCAGCATTACATCGCCAACTGGAACACGCCCAAGTCGCTGGACCCGGCTGCCTTCTACCGCGTGCAGGTGTTCGTGGGCACCTTCCGCTTGGGCTACGCCGACGTGGACGTGGTCCGCACCGGCAAGGAAAAGAACGACGTCGACCAGACGCGGTTCGTTCCCGTGATCGCCGGCCAGACGCTGCCGGTGAAGTTCCGCATCGAGACGGGGATCGCCGGCGGTGTGGTGGTGAGCCCGGCCACGGCGTCGGTGGCGGTGGGCGGCACCCAGCAGTTCACCGCCACGGTGACCGACCTGCACGGCAACCCCATCCCCGGCGCGCCGGCAGCCTGGTCCAGCTCGGCCACGGCCGTGGCCACGGTGGACGCTTCCGGGCTAGCGACGGGGCGGGCCACGGGGCAGGCGACGATCACCGCCACCTCGGGTGCGGCCTCCGGGTCCGCGACGCTCACCGTCTTCAACCCCAACACCCCGCCGGTTGCGGCGCCCGACACCTTCCAGGCCATCGGCAACGTGACGGTACCCGTAGCCGCGCCCGGCGTGCTGGCCAACGACACGGACGCCGAAGGGAATGCGCTGTCCGTGGTGGCGGGAACGTATCCCACGACGGCCGGCGGAAGCGTGGTGCTGAACGCCGACGGCAGCTTCACCTATCGGAGCGCCGCCGGGTTCGCGGGGACCGACAGCTTTACCTACACCGTCACTGACGGCCAGGAGTCGGTGAGTGCGTCGGCCGCCATGGTGTCGGCGTACCGGGTGTGGTACGTGGACAACGCGGCGGCGGGGGCGGGCGACGGGCGTGACGCCTCGCCGTTCACCGCGCTGTCGGGGGCGGAGGGCGCGTCCGCCACGGGCGAGACGATCCTCCTGCGTACCGGCGCGGGTGCCTACGGCGGCGGCATCGCGCTGAAGAGCGGGCAATCGCTGACCGGCCAGGGCGTCGCCTCGGACGTGACGGCGATGCTGAACGGGCAGACGCTGGTCCTGCTCGCTGCCGGCGCCGCGCCCACCGTGACCCGCGCGTCGGGAACGACGGTGCAGGTGGCGGCCAACAACGTGGTGCAGGGCCTGGATGTGGCTTCTGCCGCGGGCGCCGGTATGGCGGGGAGCGGCTTCGGCACGCTGACTGTCGCCGCCGTCTCGGTGACGGCGCAGGGCGGCCCGGCGCTGGACCTGTCGGCCGGCAGCGTGGCGGGCTCGTTCACGTCGCTTTCGTCAGCGGGCAGTCCGGGTTCGGGCATCCGCCTGGTGGGGGTGGGCGGATCGTTCTCGGCCGTCGGCGGAGCCATCACCGGTGCGGGTGCCGCGGCGGTAGACGTGATGGGGGGGGCGGGATCATTCTCCTACGGCGGCAGCGTTGCGGCCGCGGGGCCGCTTGCCGTGTCGGTTACCGGCCGCACTGGCGGCGCCCTGGTCTTCGGCGGCACCATCGGCTCCACAGGGCAGGGGATCGCCGTGCAGAACAACGTCGACGGCAGCATCGCCTTCACGGGCGCCAGCAAGTCGCTCTCCACCGGCGCGAACCCGGGTGTGCTGCTTTCCAACAACGGGGGCGCGAAGGTTTCGTTCGGCGGCGGCGGGCTGGCGATCGCCACCACGTCGGGTGCGGGCTTTTACGCGGCGAATGGCGGCACCGTGACGGTGACGGGTGCCGGGAACAGCGTCGTCAGCACGGGTGGTGCCGCCGTGCACGTGCAGGACGCCGCTATCGGCGCCGCGGGCCTGTCGTTCGTGAGCGTCTCGGCCACGGGCGGCGCGCACGGCATCGTCCTGGTCAACACCGGCTCGTTGAACGGCATGCAGGTTACCGGCAGCGGAGCCGCGGCAAGCGGCGGAAGCATCCGCGGGATGACGAGCGACGGTGTGCGCCTCGAATCTGCGCGCAACGTGATCCTGTCGTTCATGGACGTGCGGGAGAACGCGGGCAACGGCGTCTACGGGAACGACGTAGCGGACTTCCGCATCGAGGGCAGCACGGTGGTCCGAAACGGCGACGCCGCGGGCGAGGCGGGGCTTCGGTTTGGCCGGCTGGTGGGGAGCAGCGCGATCACGAACACCACCGTAGCCGAAAGCTTCGACGACAACGTACGCCTCACTCCCGACGCCGGCGTGCTCACCATGCTGTCGGTGGTGGGCAGCAGCTTCCTGAGCACCTCGCCCACGGGCGGGAACGGCTTCACGGTGCTGGGTTCGGGCACCGCTCAGGTCATGGTTGTCGTCTCGGGCAGCACCTTCGGCGGAAACCGTCTGGCGGGGTTCCTGGCGTCGTCGGGAGACCAGGCCGACCAGTCCATATCCATCGCCACCAGCACGTTCCGCGACAACGGCGTGGGTGTGGACCTGGCAACCGACCTCTCGGGCGACCTGGCGTTTGGACTGGTCGGAAACACGCTGGTCCGGCAGCGCGGGAGCGGCGTCTCCGTCCTCTCGTCTACCACCAGCACCAACGGTTCCCGTGTCCGCGGTACGATCACGGGGAACCAGGTGGGTGACGGCACGCCGGATTCCGGCTCGCGGAACGCCTTCGGGATCAGCGTGGACATGCGCGGCGACGTGGACGCCGTGCTGGCGGTGACCAACAACACGACGCGGAACACCGACTTCGAAGGGATTCTCGTGCAGTCGCGCCTGGACAACGACGCCGACGCCGAGAAGGGGCGGCTGGACCTGACGCTTCGCGGGAACACGGTGGGCACTCCCGACGACAACTCGTCGGTTCCGGTGGGCTCGGTGAACGGAACGCGCGTGGAGGCGCGCAACACCACTACCCTGTGCATGGACATCGCGGGCAACTCGTCCGGCAGCGTCGGCGCGGCGACGCAGTTCCGCGTGCGGCAGCGGGAAACGTCGGGCTTTCAGCTGGAGCGGCTGAGCGGGGCCGCAAACGACGCGCTGAACGTCGGTTCGTTCATCGCGGGCCAGAACGCCCCCGGGAGTTCGGGCAGCGCCACGCTGGCGACCACGTATACCGCCGTGGCGAACGGCACCTGCCGAAAGCCGTGA
- a CDS encoding phage tail protein — MSEIKVVSFNFPPKGWALCNGQLLPINQNQALFALLGTTYGGNGQTNFALPNLRGRVPIHRGHGHTLGEAAGSTSVTVNIQQMPQHLHVLQASALDGNLPVPSAPQPNLLAREVDQVYGPAANLSPLAAGTVTSVGGSQPHNNMMPYLALNFIIALQGIFPSHN, encoded by the coding sequence CTGTCGGAGATCAAGGTGGTTTCGTTCAACTTCCCGCCCAAGGGATGGGCGCTCTGCAACGGCCAGCTCCTGCCCATCAACCAGAACCAGGCGCTGTTCGCCTTGCTGGGCACCACCTACGGCGGGAACGGGCAGACCAATTTTGCGCTTCCCAACCTGCGGGGCCGGGTGCCCATTCACAGGGGCCACGGACATACCCTGGGCGAAGCGGCGGGAAGCACGAGCGTAACCGTCAACATCCAGCAGATGCCGCAGCATCTGCACGTGCTGCAGGCGTCGGCACTCGACGGAAACCTCCCGGTGCCGTCCGCTCCCCAGCCGAACCTCCTGGCCCGCGAAGTGGACCAGGTGTACGGACCCGCGGCCAACCTCAGCCCGCTCGCCGCCGGCACCGTGACCAGCGTCGGCGGAAGCCAGCCGCACAACAACATGATGCCCTACCTGGCGCTGAACTTCATCATCGCGCTCCAGGGCATCTTCCCGTCGCACAACTGA